The Novipirellula artificiosorum genome contains a region encoding:
- a CDS encoding sigma-70 family RNA polymerase sigma factor, whose product MHEEYRDAKVKELRDQLTRFAPKAKKVEQAGLAEKLYAEIEPDRPYSFDYLCFRITNYRPEKPGRHNIEAVDLKHDLRLLIEDLSDSAEVSITEITEPVHTVEDLSKMFRVSTKTISRWRDSGLVSRKLLFGGRKRVGFLHSSVESFVAANREKIRRGERFSQLTDDEKSEMIERARQLVEGGASFSDVTRQLAEQMDRSPETVRYTLKNFDADHQQLAIFPNHRATLTEDDKRAIFKLSVHGATTAQLCKRFKRTRSSIQRILLEMRMHHVMELPLDYIYNEDFDDASREQEYLAPVPETGAAPRKARVPSGLPSYLAALYDVPLLSRDQEYHLFRKMNYLKHRTSVLRESLETAGSAKSAVMDQIDSLYEEAVRVKNKIVQCNLRLVVSIAKRHVASTDDFFSLVSDGNMSLIRAVEKFDYSRGNKFSTYASWAIMKNFARTIPSEFKHRDRFRTTTEELFLARQDDRLDPYAEETVQRSRQRELSKILDRLDEREQKIITARFGLGRGNEPLTLKEVGEEMGVTKERIRQLEARALSKLREAANEAKIDVELGS is encoded by the coding sequence ATGCACGAAGAATATCGCGACGCAAAGGTAAAGGAACTTCGAGATCAGTTGACCCGATTTGCCCCCAAGGCGAAGAAGGTCGAGCAAGCGGGATTGGCGGAAAAGCTCTATGCCGAAATCGAGCCCGACCGCCCGTATTCGTTTGACTACCTTTGCTTTCGCATCACCAACTACCGGCCCGAAAAGCCGGGCCGACACAATATCGAAGCGGTCGATCTCAAGCACGACCTGCGGTTGTTGATCGAAGACCTGAGCGATTCAGCCGAGGTCTCGATCACCGAGATTACCGAACCGGTCCACACCGTTGAAGATTTGAGCAAAATGTTCCGCGTGTCGACCAAGACAATCAGCCGATGGCGTGATTCGGGACTGGTCAGCCGCAAGTTGCTTTTCGGTGGCCGTAAACGGGTCGGTTTCCTGCACAGCAGCGTTGAGTCCTTTGTCGCCGCCAACCGCGAAAAAATTCGCCGTGGTGAACGGTTCAGTCAACTGACCGATGACGAAAAAAGCGAGATGATCGAACGCGCTCGCCAGTTGGTTGAGGGTGGGGCCAGCTTTTCAGACGTGACGCGTCAATTGGCCGAACAAATGGATCGCAGCCCAGAAACCGTACGATACACGTTGAAGAACTTCGATGCCGATCATCAGCAATTGGCAATCTTCCCCAATCATCGTGCCACCCTTACCGAGGATGACAAGCGAGCAATCTTTAAGCTCTCGGTTCACGGTGCAACGACGGCCCAACTGTGCAAACGTTTCAAGCGAACGCGCTCAAGTATCCAGCGGATTTTGCTGGAGATGCGAATGCATCATGTGATGGAATTGCCACTCGACTACATCTACAACGAAGACTTTGATGATGCCAGTCGAGAACAAGAGTATTTGGCGCCGGTGCCGGAAACAGGCGCTGCACCCCGCAAGGCTCGGGTACCCAGCGGATTGCCCAGCTACTTAGCAGCATTGTATGACGTTCCGCTACTCAGCCGGGACCAAGAGTATCACTTGTTCCGCAAAATGAACTACTTGAAGCACCGAACCAGTGTGCTTCGTGAGAGCCTCGAAACGGCGGGCAGTGCAAAGTCGGCCGTGATGGATCAAATCGATTCGTTGTACGAAGAAGCGGTTCGGGTCAAGAACAAGATCGTGCAGTGCAATTTGCGATTGGTGGTTTCGATCGCCAAGCGACATGTGGCGAGCACCGACGACTTCTTTTCCTTGGTCAGTGACGGCAACATGTCGCTCATTCGGGCCGTGGAAAAGTTTGATTACTCGCGAGGCAACAAGTTCAGCACTTACGCTTCCTGGGCCATCATGAAGAACTTTGCCCGCACCATCCCGAGCGAATTCAAGCACCGCGATCGATTCCGCACCACGACCGAAGAACTGTTCTTGGCTCGCCAGGACGATCGGCTTGATCCCTACGCCGAGGAAACGGTCCAGCGGTCACGTCAGCGTGAACTCTCGAAGATTTTGGATCGCTTAGACGAACGCGAACAAAAAATCATCACGGCACGTTTCGGACTCGGACGCGGAAATGAACCGCTGACGCTGAAAGAGGTCGGCGAAGAAATGGGCGTCACCAAAGAGCGAATTCGTCAACTCGAAGCGCGGGCCTTGTCCAAGCTCCGTGAAGCGGCCAACGAAGCCAAAATTGACGTTGAATTGGGCTCGTAG
- the rpsT gene encoding 30S ribosomal protein S20, producing MPNTQSSKKRLRQNGKLRLRNRATKSNMRSTIRSVREAAKEGDAEKAQTAFRIAVKKLDQAASKNVIHKNAAARTKSRLSKLVKEAGAKA from the coding sequence ATGCCAAATACCCAAAGTTCAAAGAAACGACTCCGCCAAAACGGCAAGTTGCGATTGCGCAACCGAGCGACCAAGAGCAACATGCGTTCGACCATCCGCAGCGTACGCGAAGCTGCCAAGGAAGGTGACGCGGAAAAAGCTCAGACGGCGTTTCGGATTGCTGTAAAGAAGCTTGATCAAGCTGCCAGTAAGAACGTGATCCACAAGAACGCTGCTGCACGAACCAAGAGCCGCTTGAGCAAGTTGGTAAAGGAAGCAGGCGCCAAGGCGTAG
- the cobA gene encoding uroporphyrinogen-III C-methyltransferase, with amino-acid sequence MDPMSGMVYLIGAGPGDPGLLTLRGAELLGRSDVVLYDGLSNVELLHQAPSAQHICVGKHGQQRIWRQDEIANAMITHAMAGRTVARLKGGDPAVFARTTEEVDALVDAGIRYEIVPGITAALAAGSYAGIPITHRKLASAVALVTGHEEPGKAESALDWDALARFPGTLVIYMGVTTAGHWTRSLIDAGKSPGTPAAIVRRCSLPDQQTFHCRLDEVADRLTPASKIRPPVIVILGPVAELAETRSWIAPRPMLGRSVLVTRPSDQVDPLVGLLRDLGATVLVQPAIAIGPPTDWAAVDAAIRQLHEQDFVVFSSRNGIRFFLNRVLALDLDTRVFATCQIACVGQKTAEALQDFHLRADWIPKDFRAESLAEALSDQVSGKRVLLVRASRGRDVLARSLSAAGAEVSEVTAYQHTDVVSADAKILELASDGKIDWITVTSSATAENLHRMFGASIKHSRVASLSPVTSETLRSLGYTVDAEANPYTMQSLVQKILETEEGK; translated from the coding sequence ATGGACCCGATGAGTGGAATGGTGTACTTGATTGGCGCAGGCCCCGGTGACCCCGGGTTATTGACGCTGCGCGGTGCCGAGTTGCTCGGTCGCAGCGACGTCGTGCTGTATGACGGATTGAGCAATGTCGAATTGTTGCATCAGGCCCCTTCGGCCCAGCATATTTGCGTCGGAAAGCATGGCCAGCAAAGAATTTGGCGACAAGACGAAATCGCCAATGCAATGATCACTCATGCCATGGCGGGACGCACCGTCGCCAGGCTGAAGGGAGGGGACCCAGCGGTTTTTGCGCGAACGACCGAGGAGGTCGATGCGTTGGTCGATGCGGGCATTCGGTACGAAATCGTCCCGGGAATTACCGCGGCACTCGCTGCGGGATCGTATGCAGGAATCCCCATCACACACCGAAAACTGGCATCGGCCGTTGCCCTGGTCACTGGCCACGAGGAGCCGGGGAAGGCGGAATCGGCGCTCGACTGGGACGCCTTGGCCCGTTTTCCGGGAACGCTCGTCATCTACATGGGGGTCACCACCGCCGGACACTGGACCCGATCGTTGATCGATGCAGGTAAATCGCCCGGCACTCCCGCAGCGATCGTGCGACGCTGTAGTCTTCCGGACCAACAAACGTTTCACTGCCGACTTGACGAGGTGGCGGATCGTTTGACGCCCGCGAGCAAAATCCGACCGCCGGTGATTGTCATTCTCGGGCCTGTCGCGGAGCTTGCCGAAACACGCAGTTGGATCGCACCGCGACCGATGCTGGGGCGAAGCGTTCTGGTCACGCGCCCATCGGATCAAGTCGATCCGTTGGTGGGGCTGCTGCGGGACCTCGGTGCAACCGTCCTGGTTCAACCCGCGATCGCCATCGGACCTCCGACCGACTGGGCCGCGGTGGATGCGGCGATCCGCCAGTTGCACGAACAGGACTTTGTGGTTTTTAGTAGCCGTAACGGCATCCGTTTTTTCTTGAATCGGGTTCTTGCTCTCGATCTCGACACGCGCGTGTTCGCAACGTGTCAAATCGCTTGCGTCGGGCAAAAAACGGCGGAAGCACTCCAAGATTTTCACTTGCGTGCCGATTGGATTCCCAAGGACTTCCGCGCCGAATCGCTTGCCGAAGCCCTCTCGGACCAAGTCAGCGGAAAACGAGTCCTACTGGTTCGCGCCAGTCGTGGCCGAGACGTGCTGGCAAGATCGCTAAGCGCGGCCGGGGCTGAAGTCAGCGAGGTGACCGCATACCAGCACACGGACGTGGTTTCCGCGGACGCGAAAATCCTTGAGCTCGCCTCCGATGGAAAAATCGATTGGATCACCGTGACGAGCAGTGCAACGGCTGAGAATCTGCATCGCATGTTCGGTGCATCGATAAAGCATTCGCGTGTTGCCAGCCTGAGCCCTGTGACTTCGGAAACGTTGCGATCCCTTGGCTACACCGTCGACGCCGAGGCGAACCCCTACACGATGCAATCGCTTGTGCAGAAAATTCTCGAAACAGAAGAAGGAAAATAG
- a CDS encoding glycoside hydrolase family 3 C-terminal domain-containing protein — protein MIHAANNKGDAAVNAARNAEVAIVCVGNHPLSHGLGWGKNVVASDGREEVDREAISLEQEDLVKLVKAANPNTVLVVISSFPYAIAWSKQHVPAIVHLTQSSQELGNGLADVLFGKTSPAGRLVQTWSSSIDHLLPLLDYNIRNGRTYMYDQHDPLFPFGHGLAYTTFDYSNVSSPSTLRERESVTIGFDLTNTGNVDSDEVVQLYVRFPQSKVERPRIALKSFQRVFVPQGETIAVSLLLRAEDLAYWDVESKSFTLEPGPIDFFVGSSSADARISGRIIAE, from the coding sequence GTGATTCATGCAGCCAACAACAAGGGCGACGCAGCGGTCAACGCGGCACGGAACGCAGAGGTCGCGATCGTTTGTGTTGGCAATCACCCGCTAAGTCACGGTTTGGGCTGGGGAAAGAACGTGGTGGCAAGCGATGGCCGCGAAGAGGTCGACCGAGAGGCGATTTCACTCGAGCAAGAGGACCTTGTGAAACTTGTCAAAGCAGCCAACCCAAACACCGTATTGGTCGTCATCTCAAGCTTCCCGTATGCCATTGCGTGGTCGAAACAGCATGTCCCTGCGATTGTGCATCTGACGCAATCCAGCCAAGAACTTGGCAACGGCTTGGCAGATGTACTGTTTGGCAAAACCAGTCCCGCAGGTCGGTTGGTCCAAACTTGGTCGTCGTCGATCGATCATCTGCTTCCCCTCTTGGACTACAATATTCGCAACGGTCGAACGTACATGTACGACCAGCACGATCCGCTGTTTCCGTTCGGACATGGCCTGGCTTACACCACCTTCGACTACTCGAACGTAAGTAGCCCCTCAACGCTTCGGGAAAGGGAGTCGGTCACGATTGGCTTTGATCTGACGAACACAGGGAATGTGGACAGTGACGAAGTGGTCCAGTTGTACGTTCGCTTCCCGCAATCCAAGGTCGAGCGACCGCGGATCGCTTTGAAGAGCTTCCAGCGTGTGTTTGTTCCCCAGGGCGAAACCATCGCAGTTTCGCTACTGCTTCGCGCCGAAGATCTGGCCTATTGGGATGTTGAGAGCAAGAGTTTCACGCTCGAACCAGGACCCATCGACTTTTTTGTTGGGTCGTCGTCTGCGGATGCAAGAATCAGCGGCCGAATCATCGCGGAGTAA
- a CDS encoding molybdopterin molybdotransferase MoeA, which produces MNDTAPETAVGELAARLNVMAKQSNAEPVTGRILGSDIVADRPSPAADVSAMDGYAIRLSDLDRDPVPVTGESVPGSPPPRMTEGGVVRIFTGAIVPDACEAVVKREDIEETEHEIQFRASALQTRSGENIRRAGENASTGSVVLRGGVKLDAAKAAVMANFGAYQADWFAPVRLAILTTGDEVGRFQSVPPEPWQLRNSNAVSLTSLVSAHPWIEVIAVEHCRDHRDALAETVAQCMKTSDAIWVTGGVSKGDYDYVPEVIAENGGKIVFHGLPIRPGKPILGAATDEGKLLLGLPGNPVSATIGAMRFGMPLLAKMSGQTDWNPPRPVVRLQNAGRKTLPLHWMRLVKLVGQGVAEPVQSQGSGDLVSLGQSDGFIEVPSGEAGQGPWPYYAW; this is translated from the coding sequence ATGAACGACACAGCCCCCGAAACCGCCGTCGGTGAACTTGCCGCCCGGTTGAACGTCATGGCGAAGCAAAGCAATGCCGAACCGGTCACAGGTCGAATCCTTGGATCGGACATCGTGGCCGATCGCCCAAGTCCAGCGGCGGACGTTTCTGCAATGGACGGGTATGCAATTCGACTGAGCGACCTCGACCGTGATCCTGTGCCCGTGACGGGAGAAAGTGTTCCTGGATCGCCTCCGCCCCGAATGACGGAAGGCGGCGTTGTCCGCATTTTTACAGGTGCCATCGTCCCTGATGCATGCGAGGCGGTGGTCAAACGCGAAGACATCGAAGAGACCGAACATGAAATTCAGTTCCGTGCTTCGGCGCTGCAGACGCGATCGGGGGAAAACATCCGTCGAGCCGGCGAGAACGCGTCCACAGGGAGTGTCGTGTTGCGCGGCGGGGTGAAACTCGACGCAGCAAAAGCTGCGGTGATGGCGAACTTTGGTGCGTACCAAGCCGATTGGTTTGCGCCCGTTCGACTTGCCATTCTCACGACCGGTGACGAAGTCGGACGGTTCCAATCGGTTCCACCCGAGCCGTGGCAGTTACGAAACAGCAATGCCGTTTCGTTGACGTCATTGGTGTCGGCTCATCCATGGATCGAAGTGATTGCCGTGGAACATTGCCGAGATCACCGCGATGCGCTCGCGGAAACGGTTGCCCAATGCATGAAGACTTCCGACGCAATCTGGGTCACGGGAGGCGTATCCAAAGGGGATTACGATTATGTGCCAGAGGTGATTGCCGAGAACGGTGGCAAGATCGTGTTCCATGGGCTTCCGATCCGGCCGGGGAAACCCATCCTCGGGGCCGCAACGGATGAAGGGAAGCTACTGCTCGGTTTGCCCGGCAATCCCGTTAGCGCGACCATCGGTGCGATGCGATTTGGGATGCCGTTGCTGGCAAAAATGAGTGGTCAGACGGATTGGAATCCACCACGCCCCGTGGTTCGGCTTCAAAATGCGGGCCGAAAAACGTTGCCGCTCCATTGGATGCGGCTTGTCAAGCTTGTCGGCCAGGGTGTCGCGGAACCGGTGCAAAGCCAAGGTTCAGGAGACCTAGTTTCACTCGGCCAAAGCGATGGGTTCATCGAAGTCCCTTCAGGCGAAGCAGGGCAAGGCCCCTGGCCCTATTACGCCTGGTGA
- a CDS encoding LL-diaminopimelate aminotransferase has protein sequence MSTAASETTNTDPYFQSLFADRIGGANYGKDNEIYKFEKIKRAKRKAMAEHPDRKLLDFGIGENDCMADPSVRKVMNEEVNKPENRGYADNGIMEYKQAAARFMQRRFGVTLDPATQINHSIGSKPAYAMLPACFINPGDVTLMTVPGYPVAGTHTRYYGGEVFRLPLLAENKFLPDMDAVPEDIYRRTKMLVLNYPNSPTGATATQAFYEKVVALAKEKQFVVVQDAAHMLLTFDGKPLSFLQTPGAMDVGVEVHSMSKGYDMIGWRMGFVCGHERIVSAFADVKDNSDSGQFMATQKAAAAALDNDAIPDRINAKYRRRLEKLVATLNECGFECQLPGGTYFLYAQSPSGTKSGASFAKAEDATRHLIEQFGIVTVPWDDAGSFLRFSVTYVADTEADEDALMQETKNRLGDAGLVW, from the coding sequence ATGTCCACTGCTGCTTCGGAAACGACCAACACTGACCCCTATTTCCAATCCTTGTTCGCCGATCGCATCGGCGGGGCGAATTACGGCAAGGACAACGAAATCTACAAATTCGAAAAGATCAAGCGAGCCAAACGCAAAGCAATGGCAGAGCATCCCGATCGCAAATTGCTGGACTTTGGGATCGGCGAAAACGATTGCATGGCCGATCCCTCCGTTCGCAAGGTGATGAACGAAGAGGTCAACAAGCCCGAAAACCGTGGCTACGCGGACAACGGGATTATGGAGTACAAGCAGGCGGCAGCTCGATTCATGCAGCGTCGGTTCGGCGTCACCTTGGACCCGGCTACCCAGATTAACCATTCGATCGGCAGCAAGCCGGCCTATGCGATGTTGCCGGCTTGCTTCATCAATCCTGGTGATGTGACGTTGATGACGGTCCCCGGTTACCCCGTCGCAGGGACGCATACCCGGTACTACGGAGGTGAGGTTTTTCGGCTTCCCCTGCTTGCTGAAAACAAGTTCCTGCCCGACATGGACGCGGTCCCCGAGGACATTTATCGGCGCACGAAGATGCTGGTGCTCAACTACCCCAATTCGCCAACCGGAGCCACGGCGACGCAGGCCTTTTACGAAAAAGTGGTCGCGTTGGCCAAGGAAAAGCAGTTCGTGGTGGTCCAGGATGCGGCACACATGTTGTTGACGTTCGATGGCAAACCACTCAGCTTTCTGCAAACACCCGGGGCTATGGATGTCGGCGTCGAAGTCCACTCGATGAGCAAAGGCTACGACATGATCGGATGGCGAATGGGATTCGTGTGTGGGCACGAGCGAATTGTGTCTGCATTTGCCGATGTGAAAGACAACAGCGACAGCGGACAATTCATGGCCACTCAGAAAGCGGCGGCAGCGGCACTTGACAACGACGCGATTCCCGATCGGATCAATGCCAAATATCGTCGTCGGCTCGAAAAACTGGTCGCTACACTCAACGAATGTGGCTTTGAATGCCAATTGCCGGGTGGTACGTACTTCTTGTACGCCCAATCACCGAGCGGCACGAAGTCGGGAGCCTCGTTCGCGAAAGCCGAGGATGCCACTCGCCACTTGATCGAGCAGTTTGGAATCGTCACGGTACCTTGGGATGATGCTGGATCCTTTTTGCGATTCAGTGTGACCTATGTCGCCGACACCGAAGCGGACGAAGATGCCTTGATGCAAGAAACCAAGAATCGTCTCGGCGACGCGGGGCTGGTGTGGTAG
- a CDS encoding NAD(P)-dependent alcohol dehydrogenase codes for MQPENPEVGANDTGIALPKPEEMPSCLPKTMRAVAYDRYGCADVLRLTETRTPLPKPGELILRVVAAGVNPIDYRLRRGDARYILPGGFPRIPGYDVAGTVLFAPSTCGVMPGDRVMAFLGDKYGGGYASYARCSANGVSKIPDSLSFEQAAAIPLAASTALQSLRDHGKIRSGTQVLINGASGGVGAFAVQIAKAYGAEVTAVSSAANESFVRSIGADHFIDYKQSTFTDSNQIWDLVFDVAGKSSYSKSRNVLSRGGRYVSTEPSVSGAIMSIATKLLSKKGTIMLARPCREDLRELVELIEAGKMSVTIDRLFPLQQAADAHRRIETGVDRGKIVIQVGQEPAP; via the coding sequence ATGCAACCTGAAAACCCTGAGGTCGGTGCCAACGACACTGGCATTGCTTTGCCAAAGCCTGAGGAAATGCCCTCCTGCCTGCCCAAGACGATGCGAGCGGTTGCCTACGACCGATATGGCTGCGCCGACGTGCTGCGATTGACGGAAACAAGAACTCCTCTGCCCAAGCCGGGCGAGTTGATCCTTCGGGTTGTCGCAGCGGGCGTGAATCCCATTGACTATCGATTGCGTCGCGGGGACGCACGCTACATCTTACCGGGCGGCTTCCCCAGAATTCCTGGCTACGATGTGGCAGGAACGGTTCTCTTCGCACCGAGCACGTGCGGTGTTATGCCGGGCGATCGCGTGATGGCTTTTCTGGGCGACAAGTACGGCGGTGGCTACGCCTCCTATGCCAGGTGCTCGGCCAACGGCGTTTCGAAAATCCCTGATTCGTTGTCCTTCGAACAGGCCGCGGCGATACCGTTGGCCGCTAGCACGGCGCTGCAATCTCTGCGAGATCATGGGAAAATTCGCTCGGGCACGCAGGTCCTGATCAACGGGGCAAGTGGTGGCGTCGGAGCATTCGCGGTCCAAATCGCCAAGGCCTATGGCGCGGAAGTGACCGCCGTTTCGAGTGCTGCAAATGAATCTTTTGTTCGCTCGATCGGAGCGGACCACTTCATCGATTACAAGCAGTCAACGTTCACCGATTCCAACCAAATATGGGACCTGGTGTTCGATGTGGCTGGAAAAAGCAGTTACTCGAAATCGCGGAACGTGTTGAGTCGAGGCGGTCGATACGTTTCCACCGAACCGAGTGTTTCGGGGGCGATCATGAGCATCGCAACCAAACTCCTCTCAAAAAAAGGGACGATCATGCTGGCTCGGCCCTGCCGAGAGGACCTTCGTGAGTTGGTGGAACTGATCGAAGCGGGGAAAATGAGTGTCACTATCGACCGGCTGTTTCCTCTCCAGCAGGCCGCCGACGCCCACCGTCGGATCGAAACGGGAGTCGATCGCGGGAAGATCGTCATCCAGGTTGGGCAAGAACCGGCGCCGTGA
- a CDS encoding sensor histidine kinase → MPTSQHTADVDSMRAQYEELAELAGSLAHEIKNPLSVIHMNIDLLSEDLTEIESPIRRRSLDRVDIVRQQCERMESLLRDFLRYARLRDIDLVPGNLNDQIETVLRAYQAQADMDDIDIEKYLDPDLPAILLHSDSLQAALMNLVKNALEAMEPGGQLWARTYTTRTGVALDLIDTGSGVDDNTVLHMFEPFYTTKDGGSGLGLPTARKIIEAHGGRISVQSEFGRGTKFVLEFPVPKRLAR, encoded by the coding sequence ATGCCAACCTCGCAACACACCGCCGACGTCGATTCGATGCGTGCTCAATACGAAGAACTGGCCGAGCTAGCCGGGTCGTTGGCTCACGAGATCAAGAATCCGCTGTCGGTTATCCATATGAATATTGATCTGCTAAGCGAAGATTTGACTGAAATTGAATCGCCCATTAGACGTCGATCGCTCGATCGGGTCGATATCGTCCGCCAACAATGCGAGCGAATGGAGTCGCTGCTGCGTGACTTCCTGCGATACGCTCGACTTCGCGACATCGATTTGGTCCCCGGCAACTTGAACGATCAGATCGAAACGGTGCTGCGAGCTTACCAGGCGCAAGCCGACATGGACGACATTGATATCGAAAAATACCTTGATCCGGACCTGCCGGCGATCCTGCTGCACAGCGATTCGCTACAAGCGGCGTTGATGAACTTGGTCAAAAATGCGCTCGAAGCGATGGAGCCGGGTGGCCAACTGTGGGCGCGCACCTACACCACTCGCACAGGGGTCGCACTCGATTTGATCGATACGGGCAGTGGCGTCGATGACAATACCGTGCTGCATATGTTTGAGCCGTTTTATACGACCAAGGATGGCGGTTCGGGGCTTGGGCTACCCACCGCACGGAAGATTATCGAAGCACACGGTGGCCGGATCAGCGTTCAAAGCGAATTCGGCCGCGGCACCAAGTTTGTCCTCGAATTTCCGGTGCCCAAGCGGCTTGCTCGATAA
- a CDS encoding carboxymuconolactone decarboxylase family protein: MIPKPYRQMHQDFPEYMQAYESFGEAARSVGPLSAKEVSLVKLAISIGAGLEGAAHSHTRKALEAGCTPAELRHVAMVAAPTIGFPTMMRARSWVEDVLRKQDNE, translated from the coding sequence ATGATTCCGAAACCCTATCGACAGATGCATCAAGATTTCCCCGAATACATGCAGGCGTACGAGTCGTTTGGCGAAGCCGCGCGAAGCGTAGGTCCGCTCTCCGCCAAGGAGGTTTCGCTCGTCAAGCTTGCCATCTCAATCGGCGCGGGACTGGAGGGAGCGGCACATTCTCACACTCGCAAAGCGCTCGAGGCGGGGTGCACACCCGCCGAGCTGAGACATGTTGCGATGGTCGCCGCGCCAACGATTGGGTTTCCGACGATGATGCGAGCCCGGTCGTGGGTCGAAGACGTGCTGCGCAAGCAAGACAATGAATAG
- the mobA gene encoding molybdenum cofactor guanylyltransferase: MNSRLLGIVLVGGRSSRMGTDKAKLLHPSGMTFLQHAVGRMREVCGQVCISGSAAESEGTDASTGCSILPDPVAYRGPVTGIAAAVDLAAQQQQEGCFVTPVDMPDLTAEHLRGLLHRWDQFPEMIVCATTENHNSIQPLVAIYPTRLQNELHQLAHSDQRSLFRWIRTQPYQAVPLQQTACKNVNTPTDLEDTLPKR, translated from the coding sequence ATGAATAGCCGATTGCTAGGCATCGTACTGGTCGGAGGTCGATCGTCGCGGATGGGCACCGACAAAGCGAAGTTGCTCCATCCGAGCGGAATGACGTTTCTGCAACATGCGGTCGGGCGGATGCGAGAAGTTTGCGGTCAGGTTTGCATTTCGGGTTCGGCGGCGGAGTCGGAAGGTACGGATGCGTCGACCGGTTGCTCGATTCTGCCCGATCCCGTCGCCTATCGAGGTCCCGTCACGGGGATCGCTGCTGCGGTCGACCTGGCCGCCCAGCAGCAACAAGAAGGATGCTTCGTCACGCCTGTGGACATGCCTGACTTGACCGCAGAGCATCTCCGGGGGTTGCTGCACCGTTGGGACCAGTTCCCAGAGATGATCGTGTGCGCGACCACTGAAAACCACAACTCCATCCAGCCGTTGGTTGCGATTTACCCCACTCGATTGCAAAACGAACTCCATCAACTCGCTCACAGCGATCAGCGAAGCCTGTTCCGCTGGATCCGCACGCAACCGTATCAAGCGGTGCCGCTTCAACAGACCGCATGCAAGAACGTCAATACGCCCACCGACCTCGAGGACACTCTGCCAAAGCGATGA
- a CDS encoding thioredoxin family protein produces MITMEAAELAAADYNTVVDVGDTAPEWKNLIGTDDKPHSLADLQDRDVVVVVFTCNSCPYAVDAEDRVIALQQEYESKGVVVVAINVNTNEEDRMPAMKQRAAKKEFPFSYLFDESQQIAKDYGAIHTPQFFVLDKDRKIVYMGSLDDSPDGKKVTKHYVRSVIESLLKMERPEISETVPVGCGIRFERERRRRSR; encoded by the coding sequence ATGATAACGATGGAAGCGGCGGAGCTTGCTGCAGCCGACTACAACACAGTCGTTGACGTTGGAGACACCGCGCCCGAGTGGAAAAACTTAATCGGGACGGATGACAAACCGCATTCACTTGCTGATTTACAGGATCGCGATGTCGTTGTTGTCGTCTTCACCTGCAATAGTTGTCCCTACGCGGTCGATGCAGAGGACCGTGTGATCGCACTGCAGCAAGAGTATGAATCAAAAGGTGTCGTGGTCGTCGCGATCAACGTGAACACCAACGAAGAAGATCGGATGCCGGCCATGAAACAGCGGGCGGCAAAAAAGGAGTTTCCGTTTTCGTATTTGTTTGATGAGTCCCAGCAGATTGCGAAAGACTACGGTGCCATCCACACGCCTCAATTTTTTGTCTTGGACAAGGATCGAAAGATTGTCTACATGGGCTCGTTGGACGACAGCCCTGATGGCAAGAAGGTCACCAAGCACTATGTTCGTTCGGTGATCGAGTCGCTTTTAAAAATGGAAAGGCCTGAGATTTCGGAAACCGTCCCTGTTGGATGCGGAATCCGCTTCGAACGCGAGCGTCGACGGCGTTCACGTTAG